Proteins from one Mugil cephalus isolate CIBA_MC_2020 chromosome 15, CIBA_Mcephalus_1.1, whole genome shotgun sequence genomic window:
- the LOC125021718 gene encoding beta-2 adrenergic receptor-like: MANVTAPTNSTQDGSSDYNDVEIVLLGVAMAILVLAIVFGNLMVITAILRFQRLQTVTNLFIASLAVADLIMGVVVVPFSSTNILLGFWKFGNFMCAFWTATDVLCVTASIETLCVIALDRYLAITSPLRYPTLLTRGRAFAAVLGVWAVASLISFLPIHLKVWVSDDPKALKCLAAEDCCDFNTNTAYAVSSSIVSFYLPLVVMIFLYTRVFQEAQKQLEKIRGRERLLHNLNYSTQLSYPGDSPAMNKLREGTEVGEQAGEDSLNTEKAGSTDADKVEQGGVNKARTEKAEGKHSATKRLKFCVKEQKAVRTLGIIMGTFTMCWLPFFILNILITFLKLGNVTVPFRVLNWLGYSNSAFNPLIYCRSPDFRHAFQEILCLRGRGGSWGGRRGWRWCRDKEIKPPRRRNENSDLTSVGGVDVQQTWKSSLESSIQDVSQTLGPSSLCSNQALDVAPGSQSKWQANSSANSCKENLSSIA; encoded by the exons ATGGCCAATGTGACAGCACCGACTAATAGCACGCAGGACGGCTCATCTGATTACAACGATGTGGAAATCGTACTACTCGGTGTCGCGATGGCTATTCTGGTCCTGGCCATAGTTTTTG GTAACCTGATGGTGATTACAGCCATCCTGAGGTTCCAGCGGCTCCAGACGGTCACCAACCTCTTCATCGCCTCACTGGCCGTCGCCGACCTCATCATGGGTGTGGTTGTGGTCCCCTTTAGCTCCACTAACATCCTGCTTGGATTCTGGAAGTTTGGAAACTTCATGTGCGCGTTCTGGACGGCAACTGACGTGCTCTGTGTGACAGCCAGTATCGAAACTCTGTGTGTGATTGCACTGGACCGCTACCTAGCCATCACCTCACCGCTCCGCTACCCGACACTGCTCACCAG GGGTCGGGCCTTTGCAGCAGTGCTCGGGGTTTGGGCAGTGGCCTCCCTCATCTCCTTCCTACCGATCCACTTGAAGGTGTGGGTGTCGGATGATCCAAAAGCATTGAAGTGCTTAGCAGCAGAAGACTGCTGCGACTTCAACACCAACACAGCGTACGCGGTGTCTTCTTCAATTGTGTCGTTCTACCTGCCATTGGTGGTGATGATTTTCCTGTACACGCGAGTATTCCAGGAGGCTcagaaacagctggagaagATCAGAGGCAGGGAGAGGCTCCTCCATAACTTGAATTACTCCACACAGCTGAGTTATCCTGGTGATAGCCCTGCAATGAATAAACTCAGGGAAGGAACTGAGGTGGGAGAACAAGCGGGAGAGGACAGTCTAAACACGGAGAAAGCGGGAAGTACGGACGCAGATAAAGTAGAACAAGGGGGGGTGAACAAAGCGAGGACAGAAAAAGCGGAAGGGAAGCATTCCGCCACAAAACGTCTTAAGTTCTGTGTTAAGGAGCAAAAAGCTGTGAGAACTCTGGGGATCATTATGGGAACATTCACAATGTGTTGGCTACCCTTCTTCATCCTCAACATCCTCATAACCTTCCTCAAACTGGGTAACGTCACGGTACCCTTCAGGGTCCTCAACTGGCTAGGATATTCCAACTCGGCCTTCAACCCGCTCATCTACTGCCGCAGCCCTGATTTCAGGCACGCCTTTCAGGAGATACTCTGTCTCAGGGGCAGAGGAGGAAGCtggggagggagaagagggtggaggtggtgtaGAGATAAAGAGATAAAGCCCCCTCGAAGGCGAAACGAGAACTCGGATCTGACCAGCGTTGGTGGGGTGGATGTTCAGCAGACTTGGAAAAGCAGCCTGGAGAGCTCAATTCAAGACGTCTCGCAGACTCTGGGCCCTTCGAGTTTGTGCTCTAACCAGGCCTTAGACGTAGCTCCTGGTTCCCAGAGCAAATGGCAGGCTAATAGTTCTGCTAATAGCTGCAAAGAAAATCTGTCTTCTATAGCTTGA
- the ubtd2 gene encoding ubiquitin domain-containing protein 2 isoform X2, whose amino-acid sequence MGGCVGSHHDSSGSLNENSDGTGVALGRNQPLKRDRPKWKSDYPMTEGQLRSKRDEFWDTAPAFEGRKEIWDALRAAASAFESNDHLLAQAILDGASITLPHGALTECYDELGNRYQLPVYCLSPPVNMIEERSDEPDGSDPDSGAADPSTGSASDPASGGECQLRLRLSTGRDLRLAVRSTDTVGMMKRRLQSQEGVPAATQRWFFSGRPLTDRLRLDQLNISRDYVVQVILSQRPPAEPTTTTTPGHTPEASGPAAVEGVAAQPQEPTPVEN is encoded by the exons ATGGGTGGCTGTGTCGGGAGCCACCACGACTCCTCGGGCAGCTTAAACGAGAACTCGGACGGCACTGGAG TGGCTCTAGGGCGTAACCAGCCCCTGAAGAGAGACCGGCCTAAATGGAAAAGTGACTACCCGATGACGGAGGGCCAGCTGCGCAGCAAGAGAGATGAGTTCTGGGACACGGCGCCAGCGTTCGAGGGCCGGAAGGAGATCTGGGATGCGCTGCGGGCGGCGGCCAGCGCCTTTGAGAGCAATGACCACCTGCTGGCTCAGGCCATCCTCGATGGGGCCAGCATCACACTGCCACATG GAGCTCTGACCGAATGTTACGATGAGCTGGGGAACCGATACCAGCTGCCGGTCTACTGCCTGTCTCCCCCCGTCAACATGATCGAAGAGCGCTCCGACGAGCCCGACGGTTCGGATCCGGACTCCGGGGCGGCGGACCCGTCCACGGGCAGCGCCAGCGACCCCGCCTCGGGGGGGGAGTGCCAGCTCCGCCTGAGGCTCTCCACGGGTCGCGACCTCCGCCTGGCGGTCCGCTCCACGGACACGGTGGGCATGATGAAGCGCCGCCTGCAAAGCCAGGAAGGCGTTCCCGCCGCCACCCAACGCTGGTTTTTCTCAGGTCGGCCGCTGACGGACAGACTGCGCTTGGACCAACTCAACATCTCCAGGGACTACGTAGTGCAGGTCATCCTCAGCCAGCGCCCTCCCGCGGAGCCCACGACGACGACGACACCGGGACATACACCCGAGGCGTCTGGACCGGCGGCGGTGGAAGGAGTAGCTGCTCAGCCGCAAGAGCCGACCCCAGTGGAGAATTAA
- the ubtd2 gene encoding ubiquitin domain-containing protein 2 isoform X1, with amino-acid sequence MLSWLEVSFPFSSVCEPDRAADKRGSPPRRASGPRSEKRRLVCSLLHKLGHICLALGRNQPLKRDRPKWKSDYPMTEGQLRSKRDEFWDTAPAFEGRKEIWDALRAAASAFESNDHLLAQAILDGASITLPHGALTECYDELGNRYQLPVYCLSPPVNMIEERSDEPDGSDPDSGAADPSTGSASDPASGGECQLRLRLSTGRDLRLAVRSTDTVGMMKRRLQSQEGVPAATQRWFFSGRPLTDRLRLDQLNISRDYVVQVILSQRPPAEPTTTTTPGHTPEASGPAAVEGVAAQPQEPTPVEN; translated from the exons ATGTTGTCCTGGCTGGAGGtctctttccccttttcctccGTATGCGAGCCAGACAGAGCCGCAGACAAACGGGGCAGCCCCCCCCGCCGGGCATCTGGGCCTCGGAGCGAGAAACGACGCCTCGTCTGCTCGCTACTTCACAAACTGGGACATATTTGCT TGGCTCTAGGGCGTAACCAGCCCCTGAAGAGAGACCGGCCTAAATGGAAAAGTGACTACCCGATGACGGAGGGCCAGCTGCGCAGCAAGAGAGATGAGTTCTGGGACACGGCGCCAGCGTTCGAGGGCCGGAAGGAGATCTGGGATGCGCTGCGGGCGGCGGCCAGCGCCTTTGAGAGCAATGACCACCTGCTGGCTCAGGCCATCCTCGATGGGGCCAGCATCACACTGCCACATG GAGCTCTGACCGAATGTTACGATGAGCTGGGGAACCGATACCAGCTGCCGGTCTACTGCCTGTCTCCCCCCGTCAACATGATCGAAGAGCGCTCCGACGAGCCCGACGGTTCGGATCCGGACTCCGGGGCGGCGGACCCGTCCACGGGCAGCGCCAGCGACCCCGCCTCGGGGGGGGAGTGCCAGCTCCGCCTGAGGCTCTCCACGGGTCGCGACCTCCGCCTGGCGGTCCGCTCCACGGACACGGTGGGCATGATGAAGCGCCGCCTGCAAAGCCAGGAAGGCGTTCCCGCCGCCACCCAACGCTGGTTTTTCTCAGGTCGGCCGCTGACGGACAGACTGCGCTTGGACCAACTCAACATCTCCAGGGACTACGTAGTGCAGGTCATCCTCAGCCAGCGCCCTCCCGCGGAGCCCACGACGACGACGACACCGGGACATACACCCGAGGCGTCTGGACCGGCGGCGGTGGAAGGAGTAGCTGCTCAGCCGCAAGAGCCGACCCCAGTGGAGAATTAA
- the il12bb gene encoding interleukin-12 subunit beta, protein MCILLVLVLSAVLGCTGAVPHHVNIETLMDNVVVLRMPHAQGTMVNVPLTCGEAYENEAVFWKKNGVEMEPPLQGNKVTVVVEEMRGGNYTCHLSPGGEYLNHTEILIQLDGASDPVILQNLSSEEGFVHCSAQNYKGSFHCAWTRTESRSNAAVLLVAAERYMQNIPCELDADGSGVHCQDTHCPFDEEKHRIAFTVYMRSAARLEAYKKSFYLREIVRPATIPNLSIHDGNEFRWDYPASWEKPCTYFGLQFEVKVVQNAQSCTSEAAIVSNITTDTAYKTNVRAKRFVFCVRAQDKNTLGPWSQWSQCVVNKNHVSC, encoded by the exons ATGTGTATATTGCTCGTCCTAGTCCTGTCTGCTGTACTTGGCTGCACCGGCGCCGTCCCCCACCACGTAAACATCGAGACCCTCATGGATAACG TTGTGGTACTGAGGATGCCGCATGCTCAGGGAACCATGGTGAACGTCCCTCTGACCTGTGGAGAAGCTTATGAAAATGAGGCCGTCTTCTGGAAGAAAAACG GTGTCGAGATGGAGCCACCTCTGCAGGGGAACAAGGTCACCGTCGTCGTGGAAGAAATGAGAGGTGGAAACTACACCTGTCACCTCAGCCCTGGCGGAGAATACCTCAACCACACTGAGATCCTGATCCAGTTAGACGGAGCCAGCGACCCTGTCATTCTGCAAAATCTCTCCAGTGAAGAAG GTTTTGTCCACTGCTCGGCACAAAACTACAAAGGCTCCTTTCACTGCGCCTGGACGAGGACAGAGTCCAGGTCCAACGCCGCCGTTCTCCTGGTCGCGGCCGAACG TTACATGCAGAACATCCCCTGTGAGCTGGACGCCGATGGATCGGGGGTTCACTGCCAGGACACCCACTGCCCGTTCGACGAGGAGAAACACAGGATCGCCTTCACCGTCTACATGCGCAGCGCCGCTCGTCTGGAGGCGTACAAGAAGTCTTTCTATCTGAGAGAGATCG TGAGGCCGGCGACCATCCCTAACCTGAGCATCCACGATGGGAACGAGTTCAGGTGGGACTACCCTGCTTCCTGGGAGAAGCCCTGCACCTACTTTGGCCTCCAGTTCGAGGTCAAGGTCGTCCAAAACGCACAATCCTGCACCAGCGAAGCCGCTATCGTG AGCAACATTACCACCGACACGGCGTACAAGACCAACGTGAGGGCGAAGAGATTCGTGTTCTGTGTGCGAGCTCAGGACAAGAACACCCTCGGGCCATGGAGCCAgtggagtcagtgtgt AGTGAACAAAAACCATGTGAGCTGTTAG